A window of SAR202 cluster bacterium contains these coding sequences:
- a CDS encoding Fic family protein has product MLPTFAVTDSMKYSLADLDRLKWLVASQIFAPRHEGWLVRSERQRRAAATAALENCQHAAAKSADEANALRAYEFIDFVSEMPDAQVQEFVLREVHRQLTIGRRGSTPGHYRKEAARPAGYRPAGEADIPVLVRELTAWLAGDTQTHTVLKAGIAHIQLLAIHPFTTGNGSTTRAVSGLFLQKSQFSFRKMLNLELTLAHVRDRYISTVTTTLGAEFSNGYDATRWLEFYTAAVSIAAQDLVNRLNNWHRLSLDLGKDDAEMGLPSRLVDGHLYAMGTGQITRSEYMDLTGMSELAATRDLAKLVDKGLLTYEGKTKSRVYRPKR; this is encoded by the coding sequence ATGCTGCCCACATTCGCCGTTACGGACTCCATGAAGTACTCACTTGCGGACCTGGACCGCCTCAAGTGGCTGGTCGCCAGCCAGATCTTTGCGCCGCGGCACGAAGGGTGGCTGGTCAGATCGGAGCGACAGCGTCGCGCCGCGGCGACGGCTGCGCTGGAAAATTGTCAGCACGCTGCAGCGAAGTCTGCAGACGAGGCGAATGCCCTGCGGGCATATGAGTTCATCGACTTCGTCAGCGAAATGCCTGATGCGCAGGTCCAGGAGTTCGTGCTGCGTGAGGTGCATAGGCAGCTAACCATCGGGCGCCGTGGGTCCACGCCTGGCCATTACCGCAAGGAGGCGGCGCGGCCGGCAGGGTACCGGCCGGCGGGGGAAGCGGACATTCCTGTGCTCGTCCGCGAACTCACAGCGTGGCTCGCTGGGGACACGCAGACGCATACGGTGCTCAAGGCAGGCATCGCCCACATCCAGCTTCTGGCCATACACCCCTTCACCACAGGGAACGGCAGCACCACCCGGGCCGTCAGCGGCCTGTTTCTACAGAAGTCGCAATTCTCTTTTCGCAAGATGCTGAACCTGGAGCTCACTCTCGCCCATGTAAGGGACCGTTACATATCGACGGTCACGACAACCCTTGGCGCAGAGTTTTCCAACGGATACGACGCAACGCGCTGGCTGGAGTTCTACACCGCCGCCGTAAGCATCGCTGCGCAGGACCTGGTCAACCGGCTCAACAACTGGCACAGGCTATCGCTGGACCTTGGCAAGGACGACGCGGAGATGGGGCTCCCTTCCCGGCTAGTAGATGGACACCTTTACGCGATGGGAACGGGACAGATAACCCGCTCGGAGTACATGGACCTCACCGGGATGAGCGAGCTGGCCGCCACGCGGGACCTCGCAAAGCTGGTTGATAAAGGGCTGCTCACGTACGAGGGGAAGACGAAGTCCAGAGTGTACCGTCCCAAGAGATAG
- a CDS encoding NAD(P)-dependent oxidoreductase, whose protein sequence is MRILVTGVTGRIGSNLAAALVQEGHQVRGLVWPRDPRTEKLRPLGLELLEGTITSPEDCKRSVDGVDAVYHLAAAFQGGGPFTVEEYFDINVRGTFNMLEAVRPIANLKHFVVASTDAVLAKYPPGGMKGPVTESTAKTLTGWYGLSKAMVEEMVIGYFRTYKTPTTVLRFPYTVGPGEFLKFGSFYLSSYKARPEAAHLWDGKEKLLIISDENGRPWKKHMASVPDIIHGCMCVLGKTAAAGELFQIGAPSAFSWDDIVPYISKRIEMPYVSASIKTTPTYYEFDLTKARTILGFKPQHDARRMIDEDIAYNKGQSIGVIPV, encoded by the coding sequence ATGCGCATACTTGTCACCGGCGTCACAGGCCGCATAGGGTCTAACCTTGCCGCCGCGCTTGTTCAGGAAGGTCACCAGGTGCGCGGCCTTGTATGGCCGCGCGACCCCCGCACGGAGAAGCTCAGGCCGCTTGGACTGGAGCTGCTGGAAGGGACGATCACCAGCCCGGAGGACTGCAAGCGCTCTGTAGACGGCGTGGACGCCGTCTACCACCTCGCGGCGGCGTTCCAGGGCGGCGGTCCGTTCACCGTGGAGGAGTACTTCGATATCAACGTCCGCGGCACCTTCAACATGCTGGAGGCCGTGCGCCCCATCGCAAACCTGAAGCACTTCGTCGTCGCCAGCACGGACGCGGTGCTGGCCAAGTACCCGCCCGGCGGGATGAAGGGACCGGTCACGGAGAGCACGGCCAAGACGCTCACCGGCTGGTACGGCCTCTCCAAGGCAATGGTTGAGGAGATGGTCATCGGCTATTTCCGGACATACAAGACACCGACGACTGTGCTGCGCTTCCCGTACACCGTTGGGCCGGGCGAGTTCCTGAAGTTCGGCTCATTCTACCTGAGCAGCTACAAGGCGCGGCCCGAGGCCGCGCACCTGTGGGACGGCAAGGAGAAGCTTCTTATCATTTCGGACGAGAACGGGCGGCCATGGAAGAAGCACATGGCGAGCGTGCCCGACATCATCCACGGATGTATGTGCGTGCTCGGCAAAACGGCTGCGGCAGGCGAGCTCTTCCAGATCGGCGCGCCGTCGGCGTTCTCCTGGGACGACATAGTCCCCTACATCTCGAAGCGCATCGAGATGCCGTACGTTTCGGCGTCGATCAAGACAACGCCTACTTACTACGAGTTCGACCTTACGAAGGCGCGCACCATCCTGGGCTTCAAGCCGCAACACGACGCGCGCAGGATGATCGACGAGGACATCGCGTACAACAAGGGCCAGAGTATCGGCGTCATACCGGTGTAG
- a CDS encoding ATP-dependent metallopeptidase FtsH/Yme1/Tma family protein: MNSRWMRNGFIYLLIVVAVIATCFTLFSDVGGSEEIAINQVIAMARNGEISSIEVRGDKLTITTTRQDKLTSRKEQGSSVLETLQRANVDPAASNIEIAVKGSSGLGSVFTILLNFLPLIFFGAVLLFMMRQAQGNTSQTFSFGRSRARMLVGNQPAVSFNDVAGADEAKEELEEVVEFLKFPERFLTLGARIPRGVLLVGPPGTGKTLLARAVAGEAGVPFFSISGSEFVEMFVGVGASRVRDLFDQAKRNAPCIVFVDEIDAVGRHRGAGLGGGHDEREQTLNQILVEMDGFDTSTNVIVMAATNRPDILDPALLRPGRFDRRVVLDNPDVKGREAILKVHSKGKPLDAGVDMSRIAKQTPGFSGADLANLVNEAAILAARKKRTVVMFEDFAESIDRVEAGPARKSRVITPREKEMTAYHEAGHALVGHLLPHAAPVVKVSIVARGSMGGYTKSIPDEETHLLTLNQVKDRLSVSMGGRVAEETVFGEITTGAGSDIENATGLARTAVTRWGMSAKLGPLTFGKREELVFLGREISEQANYSDKIAETIDEEVHALIQAAYETAKNIVITHKGKLAQIAKYLVEHETVEGEALDKLFSSPVPDIPSAQAAPAD, from the coding sequence ATGAACTCCAGATGGATGCGTAATGGCTTCATATACCTTTTGATCGTGGTAGCCGTTATCGCAACATGCTTCACTCTCTTTTCGGACGTCGGCGGGTCCGAGGAGATCGCCATTAACCAGGTCATAGCAATGGCCCGGAACGGCGAGATATCGTCCATTGAAGTGCGTGGCGACAAGCTGACTATCACCACGACCAGGCAGGACAAGCTTACTTCGCGCAAGGAACAGGGTTCAAGCGTCCTCGAGACTCTTCAGAGGGCGAACGTTGACCCGGCTGCCAGCAACATCGAAATTGCTGTGAAGGGCTCCAGCGGCCTCGGCAGCGTCTTTACCATTCTCCTGAATTTCCTGCCCCTGATATTCTTTGGCGCTGTGCTCCTTTTCATGATGCGCCAGGCCCAGGGGAACACCAGCCAGACCTTTAGCTTCGGGCGCAGCCGCGCCAGGATGCTCGTCGGCAACCAGCCGGCCGTCAGCTTCAACGACGTGGCCGGCGCGGATGAGGCCAAGGAAGAGCTTGAAGAGGTGGTGGAGTTCCTGAAGTTCCCGGAGCGGTTCCTTACGCTGGGCGCGCGCATTCCCCGCGGCGTCCTGCTCGTCGGCCCGCCCGGCACCGGCAAGACCCTCCTGGCCCGCGCGGTGGCCGGGGAGGCTGGCGTGCCCTTCTTCTCTATCAGCGGCTCCGAGTTCGTCGAAATGTTCGTCGGCGTCGGCGCCTCCCGCGTGCGCGACCTATTTGACCAGGCCAAGCGCAACGCGCCCTGCATCGTGTTCGTGGACGAGATCGACGCGGTCGGACGCCACCGCGGCGCCGGCCTCGGCGGCGGCCACGATGAGCGCGAGCAGACGCTCAACCAGATACTGGTGGAGATGGACGGGTTTGACACCAGCACGAACGTAATAGTGATGGCCGCCACCAACCGGCCGGACATCCTGGACCCCGCGCTGCTGCGCCCCGGCCGCTTCGACCGGAGGGTAGTGCTGGACAACCCGGACGTAAAGGGGCGTGAGGCAATCCTGAAGGTACATTCCAAGGGCAAGCCCCTCGACGCCGGAGTGGACATGTCGCGCATCGCAAAGCAGACGCCTGGCTTTAGCGGCGCGGATCTGGCGAATCTGGTAAATGAGGCCGCCATTCTGGCCGCGCGCAAGAAGCGCACCGTGGTGATGTTTGAGGACTTCGCGGAGTCTATCGATCGCGTCGAGGCGGGACCGGCGAGGAAGTCCAGGGTAATAACGCCACGGGAAAAGGAAATGACTGCTTACCATGAGGCGGGACACGCCCTGGTGGGGCATTTGCTCCCCCACGCCGCGCCCGTGGTCAAAGTCTCCATTGTCGCCCGCGGCTCTATGGGCGGGTATACCAAGTCTATTCCTGACGAAGAGACACACCTGCTGACTCTGAACCAGGTTAAGGACCGCCTCTCAGTATCTATGGGCGGCAGAGTTGCCGAGGAGACGGTCTTCGGCGAGATAACAACCGGCGCAGGCAGCGACATTGAGAACGCTACCGGTCTTGCCCGCACGGCCGTCACCAGGTGGGGCATGAGCGCCAAGCTCGGCCCGCTCACTTTCGGAAAGCGCGAGGAGCTGGTCTTCCTTGGCCGCGAGATTTCGGAGCAAGCCAACTATAGCGACAAGATTGCCGAGACGATTGACGAGGAGGTACACGCGCTCATTCAAGCGGCGTATGAGACCGCCAAAAACATCGTCATTACCCACAAAGGCAAATTGGCGCAGATAGCCAAGTACCTCGTGGAGCACGAGACTGTCGAAGGAGAGGCGCTGGACAAGCTCTTTTCCTCACCGGTCCCGGACATACCGTCTGCCCAGGCCGCCCCCGCGGACTAG
- a CDS encoding response regulator transcription factor, with protein sequence MAKTMAKPAASGRSALLVCDSPELSTELIAVLSDNGYRVTQIDDIKLMPAHVGKGGHHVMVLTQPFEGMSWHRTIKAAKSMAPGCSVMVMASHVTEMDIRDALSAGSFISLSRPIASSDFATLVSQSKNGLFVALR encoded by the coding sequence ATGGCAAAGACTATGGCAAAACCAGCGGCATCAGGCAGGTCGGCTTTGCTCGTCTGCGATTCTCCGGAGCTATCCACTGAGCTCATCGCAGTCCTTTCCGACAACGGCTACCGGGTCACCCAGATCGATGACATCAAACTCATGCCGGCCCATGTGGGGAAGGGCGGCCACCATGTGATGGTGCTGACGCAGCCGTTCGAGGGAATGAGCTGGCACAGGACGATAAAGGCTGCAAAGAGCATGGCGCCGGGATGCAGCGTTATGGTTATGGCCTCGCACGTGACCGAAATGGACATTCGCGACGCGCTCAGCGCAGGCTCGTTCATATCTCTCAGCCGCCCCATCGCAAGCAGCGATTTCGCGACCCTCGTTTCCCAGAGCAAGAACGGGCTGTTCGTCGCACTCAGATAG
- the rsgA gene encoding ribosome small subunit-dependent GTPase A, protein MSPQDSWPFVLLHGGGVQLSKQDFSKHPETVDRYLRGASRQERRGQIESARKKAVRRNLEPKGPRKKGWDALGEEAWDDMGLDANERIMPIDENDRRKDLARAVFAPPRETELGTSMPGTDHPETAVRGTVLTVNSGLCTVETGDGSPLPCTIRSSITAAETGFTNAVAAGDEVIYTPGVAGAGIIEQVLPRRSALTRQDVFLKHLRQVVVANADQVLIVASWREPVIWLELIDRYLIAARRSGLGAVVCVNKVDLAESLAEVDGAMQPYRELGFEVIKASARTGQGIESLRQTLEGKVTVLVGMSGAGKSSLVTAVQPGLTIRTSEVRAQSGEGRHTTTQAALFRLANCGAVVDTPGIREFGIAGLTRRELGGYFPEFARATVCRFADCAHMAEPDCGVQAAVASGAIARSRYHSYTLIYAALPL, encoded by the coding sequence ATGAGTCCACAGGATTCATGGCCTTTCGTTTTGCTGCATGGAGGCGGTGTCCAATTGTCAAAGCAAGATTTTTCGAAGCACCCCGAGACCGTCGACCGCTATCTGCGCGGAGCATCCAGGCAGGAGCGTCGCGGGCAGATCGAGTCGGCCCGCAAGAAGGCGGTCAGACGCAATCTGGAGCCTAAAGGACCCCGCAAAAAGGGTTGGGACGCTCTGGGCGAAGAGGCGTGGGACGACATGGGGCTGGACGCCAACGAGCGCATAATGCCCATCGATGAGAATGACCGCCGCAAGGACCTGGCAAGGGCAGTGTTTGCGCCGCCCAGGGAGACGGAGCTCGGGACGTCGATGCCAGGCACAGACCACCCGGAGACGGCAGTCCGGGGCACTGTTCTGACGGTCAACAGCGGCCTGTGCACGGTGGAAACCGGCGATGGATCTCCCCTGCCCTGCACCATCCGTAGCTCGATCACGGCGGCCGAGACAGGGTTCACGAACGCGGTCGCAGCCGGAGACGAAGTAATCTACACACCAGGTGTGGCGGGCGCCGGAATAATCGAGCAGGTGCTGCCCAGGAGGTCCGCGCTCACAAGGCAGGATGTGTTCCTGAAGCACCTCAGGCAGGTGGTCGTAGCCAACGCGGACCAGGTATTGATTGTCGCGTCCTGGCGCGAGCCGGTTATCTGGCTGGAGCTCATCGACCGCTACCTGATCGCGGCCAGGCGCAGCGGGCTTGGCGCAGTCGTCTGCGTCAACAAGGTAGACCTTGCGGAGAGTCTCGCAGAGGTCGACGGCGCGATGCAGCCTTACCGAGAGCTGGGGTTTGAGGTCATCAAGGCGAGCGCCCGGACCGGACAGGGCATAGAGTCGTTGCGCCAAACCCTGGAGGGCAAGGTGACCGTACTTGTCGGGATGTCCGGCGCGGGGAAATCGTCCCTCGTAACCGCGGTCCAGCCGGGGTTAACGATACGAACGTCCGAGGTGCGCGCTCAGAGCGGAGAGGGACGTCACACGACCACCCAGGCGGCACTATTCAGGCTCGCGAACTGCGGGGCGGTAGTCGACACGCCCGGTATTCGCGAGTTCGGGATCGCCGGTCTGACCAGGCGAGAGCTTGGCGGGTACTTTCCTGAGTTTGCCCGCGCGACCGTGTGCCGGTTCGCGGACTGCGCGCACATGGCTGAGCCGGACTGCGGCGTGCAGGCGGCAGTGGCGTCCGGCGCCATCGCCCGGAGCCGTTACCACAGCTACACTCTCATCTATGCCGCGCTGCCATTGTAG
- a CDS encoding NAD(P)-dependent oxidoreductase yields the protein MRVLVTGVTGSIGANLAAALVKEGHSVRGLVWQRDPRVEKLRPLNFELVNGTVTNVEDVKRAVDGVDAVYHLAAAFQGGGPFTTEEYFEINVRGVFNMLEAAKANPKLKHFIMASTDSVYAKSAPGGMSELVHRTAPRSRWVAGTAFQKSWARTWSWVTTTQAKCLRQSSASPTPSAQENFSSSPAST from the coding sequence ATGCGCGTACTGGTTACAGGCGTTACCGGGAGCATTGGCGCTAATCTTGCTGCTGCCCTTGTAAAGGAGGGCCATTCAGTGCGCGGTCTCGTTTGGCAGCGGGACCCTCGCGTGGAGAAGCTCAGACCGCTCAACTTTGAGCTTGTCAACGGGACCGTAACGAACGTTGAAGATGTCAAGCGAGCCGTAGACGGCGTGGATGCGGTGTATCATCTTGCTGCGGCCTTCCAGGGCGGCGGGCCGTTTACCACCGAAGAGTACTTCGAGATCAACGTTCGCGGTGTCTTCAACATGCTGGAGGCCGCAAAGGCGAATCCGAAGCTCAAGCACTTCATCATGGCCAGCACTGACTCCGTCTACGCCAAGAGCGCGCCGGGCGGCATGTCGGAGCTGGTGCACAGGACCGCACCCCGAAGTCGTTGGGTGGCTGGTACGGCCTTTCAAAAATCATGGGCGAGAACATGGTCGTGGGTTACCACAACGCAAGCAAAATGCCTGCGACAGTCATCCGCTTCCCCAACACCGTCGGCGCAGGAGAATTTCTCAAGTTCGCCGGCTTCTACATGA
- a CDS encoding LysR family transcriptional regulator encodes MRRNHLRKAERRAGMQASRLRKPLSTVERSINVDQLDLYRLLVFHTVVNEGTMAKASERLYITQPAISAHIKALEDGLGVALFNKVGRKSVVNGAGEVLYDKAQELLSVADDLRSTMEKLRGITTGRLVLGASVVWQYHLPRALERFKREYPHIEVTVQIANSDLIEKMVVDRSVDMGFIARTSSRADVVGQHVTGDELVIVCGKGHPFAFESLVEPAELNGEPLIIREAGSATRAATDALLNRLYISGDVSMELGSLEAVKQVAMSGHGLGFVSRASTTTEVRLGLLSIVSGAQLSEPMDLHIIYHKQKRLTLLQSAFLALISSRGVLPETKPRLIAFDAGSVESQRYLDVIRREPAVKVLN; translated from the coding sequence ATGAGGCGAAACCATCTGCGCAAGGCCGAAAGGAGGGCGGGTATGCAAGCAAGCCGTCTGCGGAAGCCGCTGTCTACAGTCGAGCGCTCAATTAACGTGGACCAGCTTGACCTTTACCGGCTGCTCGTCTTCCACACAGTTGTGAACGAAGGGACGATGGCGAAGGCGAGCGAGAGGCTATACATTACGCAGCCTGCCATTTCCGCCCACATCAAAGCCCTTGAAGACGGCCTTGGCGTGGCGCTGTTCAACAAGGTCGGGCGCAAGTCAGTTGTAAACGGCGCCGGAGAAGTGCTTTACGACAAGGCGCAAGAGCTGCTGAGCGTCGCGGACGACCTGCGGTCCACCATGGAGAAACTTCGCGGCATTACCACGGGCCGTCTGGTGCTCGGGGCGAGCGTCGTGTGGCAGTACCACCTGCCCAGGGCGCTGGAGCGCTTTAAAAGAGAGTACCCGCACATTGAGGTGACGGTCCAGATCGCCAATTCGGACCTTATCGAGAAGATGGTCGTTGACCGATCGGTCGACATGGGGTTCATCGCCAGGACCAGCTCGCGGGCCGATGTGGTGGGACAGCATGTTACAGGCGACGAGCTGGTAATAGTCTGCGGCAAGGGGCATCCGTTTGCTTTCGAGAGCCTGGTAGAACCCGCCGAGTTGAACGGCGAGCCGCTAATCATCCGAGAGGCAGGGTCTGCCACGCGCGCGGCCACAGACGCCCTCTTGAACAGGCTGTACATCAGCGGCGACGTCTCCATGGAGCTCGGCAGCCTTGAGGCGGTCAAACAGGTAGCCATGTCGGGCCACGGACTCGGCTTCGTCTCCAGAGCCTCAACAACCACTGAGGTGCGCCTGGGCTTGCTGTCGATTGTATCCGGGGCGCAGCTTTCGGAACCCATGGACCTGCATATCATCTACCACAAGCAGAAGCGCCTCACCCTTCTCCAGAGCGCTTTCCTGGCCTTGATATCCTCGCGCGGCGTACTGCCGGAAACGAAACCGCGTCTGATCGCCTTCGACGCCGGTTCGGTCGAGAGCCAGCGATACCTGGACGTGATCCGGCGGGAGCCGGCTGTGAAGGTCCTCAACTAG
- a CDS encoding DUF4392 domain-containing protein gives MHLGPDGSGPSLLHPVRQIQFTEPTMTLNTIEDIILDRDKRGVAPLRAHLPNGYTEEAAKLILDHPGTAVIVTGFYILTAQAPETDGPPGAIAIGNALQSLGYKVVYVTDKHSHALMTGLLGKKAEVIEFPIAGHEESKKFAAKVVKDLKPSILISIERCGLTKDGVFLNMRGRDISEFNAKIDYLFSDFPHSVGIGDGGNEIGMGNLAKEIPGYPFMPSSPCVTKVSKLIVTSVSNWGGYGLVTAISRLKKKNLLISLKDEEDLVKKCVELGAVDGPGATRVNQVDGFTLEENSLTVKRLHELLTKEGIRYSGHGSIRRLRRF, from the coding sequence ATGCATCTGGGCCCCGATGGATCGGGACCCTCTTTGTTACATCCAGTCCGCCAAATTCAGTTTACGGAGCCAACTATGACCCTCAATACGATCGAAGACATCATCCTGGACCGCGACAAGCGCGGCGTCGCGCCTCTGAGAGCTCACCTGCCGAATGGCTACACTGAGGAGGCGGCGAAGCTCATTCTGGACCATCCCGGCACGGCGGTGATCGTGACCGGCTTCTACATCCTGACCGCGCAGGCGCCGGAGACGGACGGCCCGCCGGGGGCTATCGCCATCGGCAACGCTCTGCAATCGCTCGGCTACAAGGTCGTCTACGTCACGGACAAGCACTCGCACGCGCTTATGACCGGCCTGCTGGGCAAGAAGGCGGAGGTCATCGAGTTCCCGATTGCCGGCCACGAGGAGAGCAAGAAGTTCGCGGCGAAGGTCGTGAAGGACCTGAAGCCCTCGATACTCATCTCCATTGAGCGGTGCGGTCTCACGAAGGACGGCGTGTTCCTGAACATGCGCGGGCGGGACATCTCCGAGTTCAACGCCAAGATCGATTACCTCTTCTCCGACTTCCCTCACTCGGTCGGCATCGGCGACGGCGGCAACGAGATAGGCATGGGCAACCTGGCAAAAGAGATCCCCGGGTACCCTTTCATGCCCTCCAGCCCCTGCGTGACGAAGGTCTCGAAGCTCATCGTCACGAGCGTCTCCAACTGGGGAGGGTACGGCCTCGTGACGGCGATATCGCGGTTAAAGAAGAAGAACCTTCTCATCTCCTTGAAAGACGAAGAAGACCTGGTCAAGAAGTGCGTTGAGCTGGGCGCAGTAGACGGGCCGGGCGCCACGCGCGTGAACCAGGTGGACGGATTCACACTGGAGGAGAACAGCCTCACCGTCAAACGCCTTCACGAGCTCCTGACGAAGGAAGGAATCCGGTATAGCGGCCACGGATCTATCCGCAGATTACGCAGATTTTGA
- a CDS encoding putative hydro-lyase: protein MQVSSLPKHAREVRALIRKGELVQPTSGIAPGHVQTNLAILPKDLAFDFLLFCQRNPKPCPLIEVVEAGNTEPKQTAPGADLRTDTAKYRIFRHGKLVEEVTDLSDYWRDDLVSFLLGCSFSFENALINAGISLRHVEQNKNVAMFYTNIQTVPAGVFSGPMVVTMRPIPRDKIVKAVQVTSRFPGVHGAPIHIGDPAAIGIKDVTKSDLGDSIEIRDGEVPVFWACGVTPQAVAMKSKPPLMITHSPGYMFITDLKDEDVSVL from the coding sequence ATGCAAGTATCTTCCCTACCCAAACACGCCAGAGAGGTTCGCGCGCTTATCCGCAAGGGCGAGCTCGTGCAGCCGACCTCCGGAATTGCGCCGGGCCATGTCCAGACCAACCTTGCGATACTCCCGAAGGACCTGGCTTTCGACTTCCTTCTCTTTTGCCAACGCAATCCCAAGCCCTGTCCACTGATAGAGGTTGTCGAGGCCGGGAATACCGAGCCGAAGCAGACCGCCCCGGGGGCAGACCTGCGGACGGACACCGCCAAGTACAGGATATTCCGGCACGGAAAGCTGGTTGAAGAGGTCACAGACCTGTCGGACTACTGGCGCGATGACCTCGTTTCGTTTCTGCTGGGGTGCAGCTTCTCGTTCGAGAACGCGCTCATCAATGCAGGCATTTCACTACGCCATGTGGAGCAGAACAAGAACGTCGCGATGTTCTACACGAACATTCAGACCGTGCCGGCCGGGGTTTTCTCCGGCCCGATGGTAGTTACGATGCGGCCGATTCCGAGGGACAAGATTGTAAAGGCCGTTCAGGTGACGAGCCGCTTCCCGGGCGTGCACGGCGCCCCCATACATATCGGTGACCCGGCGGCGATCGGCATCAAGGACGTTACGAAGTCTGACCTGGGCGATTCTATCGAAATCCGCGATGGAGAAGTTCCCGTCTTCTGGGCGTGCGGCGTAACACCGCAAGCGGTGGCTATGAAGTCCAAGCCGCCGCTCATGATCACGCATTCGCCCGGATACATGTTCATCACGGACCTGAAGGACGAAGACGTCTCGGTCCTTTAG
- the lysS gene encoding lysine--tRNA ligase, whose translation MIGDRLQKLQSLREKGIEPYPTRYDRSHTTQQAIELLKRAEIEDGPRGIAPTNDTPAPAPIKTADVSIAGRIVRYRKMGKATFIDILDASGKIQALMRQDNLPDSYDTLKDLDIGDWMGITGPAMRTKTGEATIEVKSWLVLSKSVRPLPEKWHGLTDTEQRFRQRYLDLISNEEARRVAVLRSKTISALRRYMDGRGFMEVETPVLVNVPTGGTAKPFVTHYNALDSDLYLRIATELYLKRLIVGGLEKVYEIGRLFRNEGLDLTHNPEFTTMESYEAFADYNDVMKMVEDLYYTLAMEVLGKPTVEIDGHTINFTPPWPRIDLCSEILKRSGIDILSPQLAEVEGLKAAMQEKGYDVKKQMSWAGMVDKLISQDVEAHLVQPSFLVNYPVQTSPLAKRRKDNPALVERFEGFVVGMEICNAFSELNDPVDQRRRFEQQEALRNVFKDEDMDRLDEDFLVAIEHGMPPTGGLGLGIDRMVMVFSGHRSIREVVLFPQMRNR comes from the coding sequence CTGATAGGCGATAGGCTCCAGAAGTTGCAGAGCCTTCGAGAGAAGGGCATCGAACCCTACCCTACCCGGTACGACCGCTCACACACAACACAGCAAGCCATAGAGCTTCTGAAGCGCGCCGAAATCGAGGATGGCCCCAGGGGCATCGCTCCGACAAACGATACACCGGCGCCTGCCCCAATCAAGACTGCGGACGTCTCCATCGCAGGGCGTATCGTGCGCTACCGGAAGATGGGGAAGGCGACCTTCATCGACATCCTGGACGCGTCGGGCAAAATCCAGGCGCTGATGCGGCAGGATAACCTACCTGACTCTTATGACACGCTCAAGGACCTGGATATAGGCGACTGGATGGGCATCACCGGCCCGGCCATGCGGACCAAGACCGGCGAGGCGACGATCGAAGTGAAGTCGTGGTTGGTGTTGTCGAAGTCGGTGCGACCTTTGCCGGAGAAGTGGCACGGACTGACCGACACCGAGCAGCGCTTCCGCCAGCGCTACCTGGACCTCATCTCCAACGAAGAGGCGCGCCGGGTAGCCGTCCTGCGTAGCAAGACGATCTCCGCCCTGCGCCGCTATATGGACGGGCGCGGCTTCATGGAGGTTGAGACGCCGGTGCTGGTGAACGTGCCTACGGGCGGCACGGCCAAGCCGTTCGTGACGCACTACAACGCGCTGGACAGCGACCTCTATCTGCGCATTGCGACGGAGCTATACCTCAAGCGGCTCATTGTTGGAGGGCTGGAGAAGGTGTACGAGATCGGCCGCCTCTTCCGCAACGAGGGGCTGGACCTCACGCACAATCCAGAGTTCACGACGATGGAGTCTTACGAGGCCTTCGCGGACTACAACGACGTGATGAAGATGGTCGAGGACCTCTACTACACCCTGGCAATGGAAGTGCTGGGGAAGCCGACCGTGGAGATCGACGGCCACACCATCAACTTCACTCCGCCCTGGCCGCGCATAGACCTTTGCAGCGAGATCCTGAAGCGTAGCGGTATAGACATCCTCTCGCCTCAGCTTGCCGAGGTTGAAGGCCTCAAGGCCGCGATGCAGGAGAAGGGATACGACGTCAAAAAGCAGATGAGCTGGGCCGGCATGGTGGACAAGCTCATTTCCCAGGACGTGGAGGCGCACCTTGTGCAGCCGTCCTTCCTGGTCAACTACCCCGTCCAGACATCGCCGCTTGCCAAGCGCAGGAAAGACAATCCCGCGCTAGTGGAGCGGTTCGAGGGGTTCGTGGTCGGCATGGAGATTTGCAACGCTTTCAGCGAGCTTAACGATCCGGTGGACCAGCGGCGGCGGTTCGAGCAGCAGGAGGCGCTGCGGAATGTGTTCAAGGACGAGGACATGGACAGGCTGGACGAGGACTTCCTGGTGGCGATCGAGCACGGAATGCCGCCCACAGGCGGCCTCGGGCTCGGCATCGACCGGATGGTGATGGTTTTCTCCGGCCACAGGTCTATCCGCGAGGTGGTGCTGTTCCCGCAGATGCGGAACAGATAG